CCGGTTTCGGAGTGGCAAGATTTTTCGGCTTCGCTGCCAAAGAGGCGATTTTTGCCGGGTTTCTCCTTTCCCTGAGCAGCACGGCAATCGTCCTGAAAACCCTCCAGGATCGCGCTGAGATGGAATCCCCGCACGGCAACACGGCGCTGGGCATCCTTATCTTCCAGGATATGGCGGCGATTCCGATGATGCTGCTGGTTCCGCTGCTGGCAGGTTCTTTTCAGGGCGGTGGCGCGCCGCTGCTGCTTTTGGCAAAGGCCGTCGGGATTGTCCTGCTCGTCCCGGTCATGTCCAAATGGGTCGCGCCCCGGATATTTTTCAGCATCGCCAAGACCAAAAGCCGAGAACTCTTTCTGATCACCACGATCGCTCTGTTCATGGCGGTAGCCTGGCTGACCTACACGGCGGGGCTCTCGCTCGCGCTGGGCTCTTTTCTCGCGGGGCTGATAATCTCCGAATCGGAGTACAGCCATCAGGCGCTGGGCGATATCCTGCCCTTTCGCGACGTCTTCACCAGCTTCTTTTTCGTCTCGATCGGCATGCTGCTCGACGTCGGCTTTTTCCTGAGGCATCCCGTTTCGTTGACGCTGGCGGCGTTCGCCATTTTGGCAATAAAAGCTACTACTGCGAGCATTGCGGCGTTCTTTTCCGGCCTGCCGCTGCGAACCGCCCTGGTCGCGGGCATGGCGCTTGCCCAAGTCGGAGAATTTTCCTTTATCCTGTCAGAAACGGGCGTGCCCTTTGGCCTCGTTGCCGGCGATATCTACCAGGCGTTCTTGGCGGTTTCGATACTGACGATGATGGCGACCCCCTCCCTGATCGCCCTGGCGCCTGCCGTGGCCCGTGCCATAGTTAAACAGCCGCTGCCCCGCCGCCTGAAACAGGGAATGGCCCCCAAAAAACAGGAGGCGCCGTCCAAGCTGGAAAATCACCTGCTCATCGTCGGGTTTGGCCTGAACGGAAAAAACCTCGCCCGCGCCGCCCGAATTGCCGGCATTCCGTATATGATTCTGGAAATGAACCCCGCCTTTGTCCGCAGTGAAAAGGCGAAGGGGGAACCGATTTATTTTGGAGACGCAACGCAGGAGGCAATCCTGCTGCACGCAAATATCCGGCAGGCCCGCAGCCTGGTCGTGGTTATCAACGACCGGGCTGCGGTGCGAAGAGTCACCGAGCTCGCCCGCCGCCTGAATCCGGAAATGTACATTCTGGTACGAACAAGATATATATCTGAAATCAATGATCTTTTGAAAATAGGGGCCAATGAAGTGATCCCCGAAGAGTTTGAAACCTCCGTCGAAATCTTCAGCCGGGTGCTCACCAAATATTTTGTCCCTAAGGATGACATTGAAAAACTGATCACGGAGATTCGTGCGGACGGATATGAAATGCTCCGTTCCCTTTCCCACAACGCCCAGCCGTCCTGCACGATGGACGGCTGCCTGCCGGATTTGG
The window above is part of the Syntrophales bacterium genome. Proteins encoded here:
- a CDS encoding cation:proton antiporter; the encoded protein is MHSFILNEILVIILLSVVVLYLCHRLRLPLIVGFLLTGVIAGPHGFGLVREIAAVKTLAEIGVVLLMFTIGMEFSLRSLLRIRKTVLLGGSLQLALTILAGFGVARFFGFAAKEAIFAGFLLSLSSTAIVLKTLQDRAEMESPHGNTALGILIFQDMAAIPMMLLVPLLAGSFQGGGAPLLLLAKAVGIVLLVPVMSKWVAPRIFFSIAKTKSRELFLITTIALFMAVAWLTYTAGLSLALGSFLAGLIISESEYSHQALGDILPFRDVFTSFFFVSIGMLLDVGFFLRHPVSLTLAAFAILAIKATTASIAAFFSGLPLRTALVAGMALAQVGEFSFILSETGVPFGLVAGDIYQAFLAVSILTMMATPSLIALAPAVARAIVKQPLPRRLKQGMAPKKQEAPSKLENHLLIVGFGLNGKNLARAARIAGIPYMILEMNPAFVRSEKAKGEPIYFGDATQEAILLHANIRQARSLVVVINDRAAVRRVTELARRLNPEMYILVRTRYISEINDLLKIGANEVIPEEFETSVEIFSRVLTKYFVPKDDIEKLITEIRADGYEMLRSLSHNAQPSCTMDGCLPDLEISSFRIAEGASIIGQTLQETALRKKYGVTLLVVNRSSQIISNPSADFEFAAGDVLFLVGEAKKIQEIREALNS